Proteins encoded within one genomic window of Planctomycetota bacterium:
- the ispE gene encoding 4-(cytidine 5'-diphospho)-2-C-methyl-D-erythritol kinase, with product MNPRPAISVSAPAKLNLALSVGSPDAKKMHPIASWMVTVSLCDELFIEALEPDSLSLYAILWHKEARRTSEIDWSITKDLAVRAHLAVESHVGKKLPIKMRLEKRIPVGGGLGGGSSNAAAMLRALNELFELKLPKNVLHEIATSLGSDVPFLIEGGSAVVTGLGEKLEAAPLPESLHAVLVLPAVACPTGAVYQTLDRLRPQGAAEVERVKKLSRLENIPHDAPFNDLALAACEVAPKLRGEMEELSELTSRVAHVSGSGSTLFVLTASALEAELLADAVSKHMGMPAIPVQGMATPAPLRPGSTQSRA from the coding sequence AGATGCATCCGATCGCGAGCTGGATGGTGACGGTTTCCCTCTGCGACGAGCTTTTCATCGAGGCACTGGAGCCCGATTCGCTTTCGCTCTACGCGATCCTCTGGCACAAGGAAGCGCGGCGCACTTCGGAGATCGACTGGTCCATCACCAAGGACCTCGCGGTGCGGGCGCATCTGGCCGTCGAGTCGCACGTGGGGAAAAAACTTCCCATCAAGATGCGGCTGGAGAAAAGAATCCCGGTGGGCGGCGGCCTGGGCGGCGGCTCGAGCAACGCGGCGGCGATGCTGCGGGCGCTCAACGAACTCTTTGAATTGAAACTGCCGAAAAATGTGCTGCACGAGATCGCGACTTCGCTGGGCTCCGATGTGCCGTTCCTGATCGAGGGCGGAAGCGCGGTGGTCACGGGACTCGGTGAAAAACTGGAGGCCGCGCCATTGCCCGAGAGTTTGCACGCGGTGCTGGTGCTGCCCGCGGTCGCCTGCCCGACCGGCGCGGTCTATCAAACCCTGGATCGGTTGCGTCCGCAGGGAGCCGCAGAAGTGGAAAGGGTGAAGAAACTTTCACGCCTGGAAAACATTCCGCACGACGCGCCCTTCAACGACCTGGCCTTGGCCGCCTGCGAAGTGGCGCCGAAATTGCGCGGCGAAATGGAGGAGCTGTCGGAGCTGACCTCGCGCGTCGCACATGTCTCCGGCAGCGGAAGCACGCTCTTCGTGCTCACGGCCAGCGCTCTCGAGGCGGAGCTGCTGGCGGACGCGGTCTCCAAGCACATGGGCATGCCCGCGATCCCGGTGCAGGGGATGGCCACGCCCGCGCCGCTTCGACCGGGTTCGACGCAGTCACGGGCCTAG
- the nadA gene encoding quinolinate synthase NadA, protein MLWQPEIPAHYRSLSEEELAAGISAQRKKLGNKLLILGHHYQQDDVIQHADLIGDSLQLSRMANREAKLRGSEFILFCGVHFMAETADILTEPSVKVILPDLSAGCSMADMAAYDDALTAWEEIEKAHAGKGAKKTRVIPITYVNSSAAVKAFVGEHDGACCTSSNAKHVLAWAFAGGDRKLAKGERVQVIFMPDQHLGRNTSRSLGLKSEIDAERDGGASDMAVWNPKQPMGGLSAETIRSSKVLLWAGHCSVHKLFRPEHVEEARAADAKVKVLVHPECCQEVVEQADLVGSTEFIIRQIEQAPKGSHWVVGTEVHLVNRLAQAAAERGVEVRMLSDCQCLCTTMYRINQSHMLWCLDQLVQGKIVNQIEVHPKAAALARKALEKMLELAPATGPAPVTID, encoded by the coding sequence ATGCTTTGGCAGCCCGAAATTCCCGCTCACTATCGCTCTCTTTCCGAGGAGGAATTGGCCGCGGGCATTTCGGCGCAGCGCAAGAAACTCGGCAACAAGCTGCTGATTCTGGGGCACCACTACCAGCAAGACGATGTGATCCAGCACGCCGACCTGATCGGCGACTCGCTGCAGCTCAGCCGCATGGCCAATCGCGAAGCCAAGTTGCGCGGATCGGAGTTCATCCTCTTTTGCGGCGTTCATTTCATGGCCGAGACCGCGGACATCCTGACCGAGCCGTCGGTGAAAGTCATTCTTCCCGACCTCTCGGCGGGCTGCTCGATGGCCGACATGGCCGCTTACGACGACGCCCTCACTGCGTGGGAGGAAATCGAAAAAGCCCACGCCGGCAAGGGTGCCAAGAAAACGCGCGTGATTCCCATCACCTACGTCAATTCCAGCGCCGCGGTGAAGGCCTTCGTCGGCGAGCACGACGGTGCCTGCTGCACCTCGAGCAACGCCAAGCATGTGCTGGCCTGGGCTTTCGCGGGCGGCGACCGCAAACTTGCAAAGGGCGAGCGCGTGCAGGTGATCTTCATGCCCGACCAGCACCTGGGCCGCAACACGTCGCGCTCGCTGGGCTTGAAGAGCGAGATCGACGCCGAGCGCGATGGCGGCGCGAGCGACATGGCGGTGTGGAATCCGAAGCAGCCGATGGGCGGCCTGAGCGCGGAGACCATCCGCTCCAGCAAAGTTCTTTTGTGGGCGGGTCACTGCAGCGTGCACAAGCTGTTCCGCCCCGAGCATGTCGAAGAGGCGCGCGCTGCGGACGCCAAGGTGAAAGTCCTGGTGCATCCCGAGTGCTGCCAGGAAGTGGTCGAGCAGGCGGACCTGGTCGGCAGCACCGAGTTCATCATCCGTCAGATCGAGCAGGCCCCCAAGGGCTCGCACTGGGTCGTGGGCACCGAGGTGCATCTGGTGAATCGCCTCGCGCAGGCCGCCGCCGAGCGCGGCGTGGAGGTGCGCATGCTCAGCGACTGTCAATGCCTCTGCACCACCATGTACCGCATCAATCAATCGCACATGCTCTGGTGCCTGGACCAACTGGTGCAGGGCAAAATCGTCAATCAGATCGAGGTGCACCCGAAGGCGGCGGCCCTGGCCCGCAAGGCGCTGGAGAAAATGCTCGAGCTGGCGCCCGCAACCGGGCCCGCGCCCGTCACCATCGATTGA
- a CDS encoding NADH-quinone oxidoreductase subunit I, whose protein sequence is MAIPDDEIVDVSLSKLNRSENLFVLSVFKGLGTTMRHAFENFGRNGSNKKNIWVLQYPEQKRDDRPVEEGGQFRENFRGVHRLNKDEDGRVRCVACFMCATACPANCIHIVAEASPWEDREKYPKQFDIDELRCIYCGMCEEACPVDAIELTPHYEITGLSRQELIFDKSKLLQVYDQTVGEKPM, encoded by the coding sequence ATGGCCATTCCCGACGACGAAATTGTTGATGTCTCCCTGAGCAAGCTCAATCGCTCGGAGAATCTTTTCGTGCTTTCCGTCTTCAAGGGGCTGGGCACGACCATGCGGCATGCCTTCGAGAACTTCGGCCGCAACGGCTCCAACAAGAAGAACATCTGGGTGCTGCAGTATCCGGAGCAGAAGCGCGACGACCGGCCCGTGGAGGAGGGCGGACAGTTCCGCGAGAACTTCCGCGGCGTGCACCGCTTGAACAAGGACGAAGACGGCCGCGTGCGCTGCGTGGCCTGCTTCATGTGCGCCACAGCGTGCCCCGCGAATTGCATCCACATCGTCGCCGAGGCGAGCCCGTGGGAGGACCGCGAGAAGTACCCCAAGCAGTTCGACATCGATGAGCTGCGCTGCATCTACTGCGGCATGTGCGAAGAGGCGTGCCCGGTGGACGCGATCGAGCTCACGCCGCACTACGAGATCACCGGACTGTCGCGCCAGGAGCTGATCTTCGACAAGTCGAAGCTGCTGCAGGTGTACGACCAGACCGTCGGCGAAAAGCCGATGTGA